In Triticum urartu cultivar G1812 chromosome 6, Tu2.1, whole genome shotgun sequence, the following proteins share a genomic window:
- the LOC125515108 gene encoding uncharacterized protein LOC125515108, translated as MKNKSSRRRRNLNATQKATRDEAAASNVIENRLSNLPNDLLLNILERLDTLDAIRTCILSKQLLKLPTMLLRFYLTFSLKQVLRTNRVVAHVTDIILSTRSPEVTISELKIRFVLLPDNSLTIGRSVARAMATQKVGTAEFEIVTKKHHGLCSSADLLQFAKQFNDLFGACPRAFAGLTSLLLENMRFGELDIPKILSTSKRLEYLRLTRCDSGFHSVVQVEHDQLVEIEVEICLPKLQRLTYDNWFSSEYPLYFGFLPQLSKLSLIKTGIRSDKTLELSQLLANVPSLGDLHLDFGSEKIWILPECPKLVTPVLNKLQHVNLDHLPEGCDLAWTMFILKVAPSLKELCITVWDHWCIMITNKELRKKYCFCEKADVKWKPYAPDFKNKNLAKLTIYGFQPDDNFMRCIGCVVEHAVNITEISLYGRKVCGRYGDLDPEIHDNVCPSRYPPTTEERK; from the exons ATGAAGAACAAAAGCAGTCGTCGCAGACGCAAT CTAAATGCAACGCAAAAAGCAACTCGCGACGAAGCCGCTGCAAGCAATGTAATCGAAAACAGGCTTAGCAATCTGCCCAATGACCTTCTGCTCAACATTCTGGAGAGGTTGGACACGCTCGATGCTATAAGGACTTGCATCCTCTCCAAGCAATTGCTGAAGCTCCCTACCATGCTCTTGCGCTTCTACCTAACTTTCAGCCTCAAGCAAGTGCTCAGAACCAACCGTGTTGTGGCTCATGTAACGGATATCATCTTGAGCACAAGGAGCCCGGAAGTTACCATCAGCGAACTCAAAATTAGATTTGTCTTGTTGCCTGATAACTCTCTCACCATTGGAAGATCTGTCGCCCGTGCCATGGCAACCCAGAAGGTTGGCACAGCTGAGTTTGAGATTGTAACGAAGAAGCATCATGGCCTCTGCTCTTCTGCTGACCTCCTCCAGTTTGCGAAACAGTTCAATGATTTATTTGGTGCTTGTCCGCGTGCATTTGCTGGCCTTACGAGCCTGTTGCTGGAAAATATGAGGTTTGGTGAACTGGACATTCCCAAGATCCTCAGCACTTCCAAGCGCTTGGAGTATTTGCGTTTAACCCGTTGTGACTCAGGGTTCCATTCTGTGGTGCAAGTAGAACATGATCAACTTGTTGAGATTGAGGTCGAGATATGTCTACCAAAACTCCAACGGTTGACCTATGATAATTGGTTCTCTTCTGAGTATCCGTTGTATTTTGGTTTTCTACCACAGCTTTCAAAGCTGAGCCTTATTAAAACTGGCATTCGTTCGGACAAGACTCTCGAGTTAAGTCAGCTCCTTGCTAATGTTCCTTCCCTAGGCGATCTGCATCTGGATTTTGGAAGTGAAAAG ATTTGGATTCTACCAGAATGCCCAAAACTAGTCACGCCTGTGCTCAACAAATTACAACATGTGAATCTGGACCATCTTCCTGAAGGATGTGATTTAGCTTGGACAATGTTTATTCTTAAAGTTGCACCCTCCCTAAAAGAGTTGTGCATCACAGTGTGGGATCATTGGTGCATAATGATAACAAACAAAGAGTTGCGGAAGAAATATTGTTTCTGCGAAAAGGCAGACGTGAAGTGGAAGCCATATGCCCCTGATTTCAAGAACAAGAATCTGGCTAAGCTCACCATCTATGGGTTCCAACCCGATGACAATTTTATGAGATGCATAGGATGTGTTGTGGAACATGCGGTTAATATAACAGAGATATCTTTGTACGGCAGAAAGGTGTGTGGGCGCTATGGTGACTTGGATCCTGAGATCCATGACAATGTTTGTCCATCAAGATATCCACCGACAACCGAGGAGCGGAAGTAG